One genomic region from Chthonomonas calidirosea T49 encodes:
- the hpnA gene encoding hopanoid-associated sugar epimerase, which yields MPSLVTGATGFVGFHVARLLTARGQPIRVLTRPTSRRENLCALNPALYEEVCGDLTDIASLRKAVAGCDVVYHVAADYRLWARDPQQLYRANVEGTKNLLTAARDAGVRRVVYTSTVGVLGIPRDGSPGNEDTPVSLADMIGHYKRSKFLAEEVARQFAAEGLDVVIVNPSTPVGENDIKPTPTGRIIVDFLNRRLPAYVDTGLNLVDVRDVAEGILLAAEKGRTGQRYILGHRNVTLRQMLEMLAQISGLPAPRLRLPYAIAWCAVGLENLLVARLLKKEPTHPFEGVKMARYKMYFDSTRAVRELGMPQSPIEDALARAVAWFQEKGYAKKQKP from the coding sequence ATGCCTTCGCTGGTTACCGGTGCCACCGGCTTCGTCGGCTTTCACGTGGCCCGTCTCCTTACAGCACGCGGCCAACCTATTCGGGTGCTTACCCGCCCGACGAGTCGTCGCGAGAACCTGTGCGCTCTTAACCCGGCGCTCTACGAAGAGGTGTGCGGCGATCTAACCGATATCGCCTCACTTCGCAAAGCAGTAGCCGGTTGCGATGTGGTCTACCACGTGGCAGCGGACTATCGCCTGTGGGCGCGAGACCCGCAACAGCTGTACCGAGCCAACGTAGAGGGCACAAAAAACCTCTTGACCGCAGCTCGTGATGCCGGCGTAAGGCGCGTGGTCTATACGAGCACCGTGGGGGTACTGGGTATCCCTCGCGACGGTTCGCCCGGAAATGAAGACACACCGGTATCTCTGGCCGATATGATCGGCCACTACAAACGCTCGAAATTCTTGGCCGAGGAGGTCGCCCGACAATTCGCAGCAGAAGGGCTCGATGTGGTTATCGTGAATCCGAGCACGCCCGTGGGAGAAAACGATATCAAACCGACCCCAACAGGCCGTATTATCGTGGATTTTCTTAACCGGCGTCTGCCCGCTTACGTAGACACCGGTCTCAACCTCGTGGATGTGCGAGACGTGGCAGAAGGCATCCTGCTAGCCGCGGAAAAGGGACGCACCGGTCAACGTTACATCCTCGGCCATCGTAATGTAACTTTGAGGCAGATGTTAGAAATGCTCGCCCAGATATCGGGGCTACCTGCTCCGCGCCTTCGTCTGCCTTATGCCATTGCCTGGTGCGCCGTAGGCCTCGAAAACCTTCTGGTCGCACGTTTATTAAAAAAAGAGCCGACACACCCCTTCGAAGGGGTGAAAATGGCCCGATATAAAATGTACTTCGACTCAACGCGCGCTGTGCGGGAATTGGGAATGCCCCAATCCCCAATCGAAGACGCTCTCGCCCGCGCAGTGGCTTGGTTTCAGGAGAAAGGTTATGCCAAAAAACAAAAACCATAA
- the hpnH gene encoding adenosyl-hopene transferase HpnH — protein MRYPIGFMMAQARHRAKMEKAGITRYPTVLMLEPLYTCNLACIGCSVERHTGKLKDRLSVETCLKAVDDCGAPIVNLCGGEPTLYPELKELIEGLFARDKYVILCTNALKLDTKVFGVIPPDPRLFIMIHLDGLRETHDYVCNRAGVFDKAVEMMKRAAELGYYVYINTTVYKETSVEEVEALCKLVDELKAQGILVSPGYEYESVERDIFLTREQIHEKFRQIRSFAGKYKVCATPIFLEFAAGLRELPCSPWSTVNYTPMGWKSPCYLIGERYIPDWETFWNTTNWEYWESRLDPRCQNCKMHSGFEHSAVTEAMKTLKGKLQLAAWSLK, from the coding sequence ATGCGTTATCCGATAGGGTTTATGATGGCGCAAGCGCGTCATCGTGCAAAAATGGAAAAGGCGGGCATAACCCGCTATCCTACAGTGCTCATGCTTGAGCCCCTCTATACCTGCAATTTGGCCTGTATCGGCTGTTCTGTAGAGCGCCATACCGGCAAATTGAAAGATCGTCTCAGCGTGGAAACCTGTCTCAAAGCGGTTGATGACTGCGGCGCCCCGATCGTGAACCTCTGCGGTGGCGAGCCTACCCTCTATCCAGAGCTCAAGGAGCTGATCGAGGGGCTATTTGCGCGCGACAAATACGTTATTCTCTGCACAAACGCCCTTAAACTCGACACAAAGGTGTTTGGAGTTATACCACCAGACCCTCGCCTCTTCATTATGATCCATCTTGATGGGCTTCGAGAAACCCACGACTATGTGTGCAACCGCGCCGGTGTGTTTGACAAAGCCGTCGAGATGATGAAGCGCGCCGCCGAGCTCGGCTACTATGTCTATATCAACACCACCGTGTATAAAGAGACCTCGGTAGAAGAGGTTGAGGCACTCTGCAAACTCGTGGATGAACTGAAAGCTCAGGGCATCCTCGTTTCGCCGGGCTACGAATACGAAAGCGTGGAGCGTGATATCTTTCTTACTCGAGAGCAGATCCACGAAAAGTTTCGACAGATACGCAGCTTCGCCGGCAAATACAAAGTCTGTGCGACCCCCATCTTTCTAGAATTCGCAGCCGGCTTGCGCGAGCTGCCTTGCTCCCCTTGGTCTACCGTCAACTATACCCCCATGGGGTGGAAGTCTCCCTGTTACTTGATCGGCGAACGGTACATCCCAGATTGGGAGACCTTCTGGAACACCACCAACTGGGAGTACTGGGAATCGCGCCTAGACCCGCGCTGCCAAAACTGCAAAATGCACAGCGGTTTTGAGCACAGCGCCGTAACCGAGGCGATGAAAACCCTCAAGGGAAAACTTCAGCTCGCTGCCTGGTCGCTTAAATAA
- a CDS encoding formate--tetrahydrofolate ligase → MNNDLAIAQSVTPRPITEVAAALGLTLNDLELYGTYKAKIGYSAIERHLNDPVGSEGKIVLMTAITPTTAGEGKTTVTVGLGQALCRLGKRAIVTIREPSMGPVFGLKGGAAGGGYAQVIPMEDINLHFTGDMHAISAAHNLLAAAIDNHLHHGNRLNIDPLTISFPRVVDMNDRALRHIVVGLGGKQGGIPRESQFFITVASEVMAILCLSNHLSELKDRLGKIVVGQNRAGEPITAADLKVHGAMTVLLRDALKPNLVQTLEGTPAFVHGGPFGNIAHGCSSIIATKLARRLGEIVVTEAGFGADLGFEKYCDIVAPTAGLPPDAVVIVATIRALKTHGGVRKQKLDEENLAALEAGLVNLERHVGIVQQVKVPFVIAINRFSSDSVKEIALVQDYAQSKNWLVAPCDVWGQGGKGGEELAAKVLQALEQPAHFTPFYTEEGSLFTKMETIAKRVYGANGIALEPAASTQLRWLEKNGFGRLRVCMAKTQYSFSDDPKAGGAPTNFILHIRELRLSAGAGFVVALAGDIMTMPGLPEVPAAENIDIDDTGRIVGLF, encoded by the coding sequence ATGAATAACGACCTCGCTATCGCTCAATCCGTTACCCCACGCCCCATTACCGAGGTGGCAGCCGCTTTAGGTCTCACTCTCAACGACCTTGAACTTTACGGCACTTATAAAGCCAAAATTGGATACTCTGCGATTGAACGGCATTTGAACGATCCCGTCGGCTCGGAAGGCAAAATTGTGCTGATGACCGCCATCACCCCTACTACCGCCGGAGAGGGCAAAACCACCGTGACGGTGGGTTTAGGCCAGGCCCTTTGCCGACTGGGAAAACGTGCCATTGTCACCATTCGCGAGCCCTCTATGGGACCAGTTTTTGGCTTGAAAGGAGGTGCTGCCGGGGGTGGTTATGCCCAAGTCATCCCCATGGAGGATATTAACCTTCACTTCACGGGAGACATGCATGCAATCAGCGCCGCGCATAACCTGCTTGCGGCCGCTATAGACAACCATCTACATCATGGTAATCGTCTTAACATAGACCCTCTTACCATCTCCTTCCCCCGCGTTGTGGATATGAACGATAGGGCGTTACGTCACATCGTCGTCGGATTAGGAGGAAAACAAGGAGGCATCCCCCGCGAATCACAGTTTTTTATCACCGTTGCCTCCGAGGTCATGGCTATTTTGTGCCTTAGCAACCATCTTAGCGAGCTGAAAGATCGCTTAGGAAAGATTGTCGTCGGACAGAATCGGGCAGGTGAGCCCATAACGGCCGCCGATCTTAAAGTGCATGGGGCCATGACGGTTCTTCTGCGCGATGCACTTAAGCCCAATTTAGTGCAAACTTTAGAGGGAACACCGGCTTTCGTGCACGGAGGTCCCTTCGGCAACATCGCACACGGCTGTAGTAGCATCATCGCCACCAAACTAGCACGCCGTTTGGGAGAGATCGTTGTTACTGAGGCCGGTTTCGGGGCAGACCTCGGCTTCGAAAAGTACTGTGATATTGTCGCTCCGACCGCCGGTCTACCCCCCGATGCTGTGGTCATCGTAGCGACTATCCGTGCCCTTAAAACGCATGGCGGCGTTCGCAAACAGAAGCTCGACGAGGAGAATCTCGCGGCACTTGAGGCCGGATTGGTCAACCTCGAACGTCATGTAGGTATCGTGCAACAGGTCAAAGTTCCCTTCGTAATCGCCATCAATCGCTTCTCCTCCGATTCAGTCAAAGAGATCGCGCTCGTACAAGACTACGCACAAAGCAAGAACTGGCTCGTCGCCCCCTGCGATGTTTGGGGACAGGGCGGAAAAGGCGGAGAGGAGCTGGCAGCAAAGGTTCTTCAGGCACTAGAGCAACCCGCCCACTTTACCCCCTTCTACACCGAAGAAGGCAGCCTCTTCACCAAGATGGAGACCATCGCGAAACGGGTTTATGGGGCTAACGGTATCGCTCTGGAACCGGCCGCTTCGACGCAACTACGCTGGCTTGAGAAAAACGGGTTCGGTCGTCTCCGAGTCTGCATGGCAAAAACACAATACTCCTTTAGCGATGACCCAAAGGCCGGAGGCGCACCAACCAACTTCATCCTCCATATTCGGGAGTTGCGCCTTTCCGCAGGGGCTGGTTTCGTTGTCGCTCTTGCCGGCGACATCATGACCATGCCAGGCCTTCCCGAAGTTCCCGCCGCCGAAAACATAGATATAGACGATACCGGGCGCATCGTCGGGCTTTTCTAG
- a CDS encoding uridine kinase family protein produces the protein MKNQTRSVIVGIAGGSASGKTTLVQHLAQALAAGRPPLHAEVIGMDRYFYRGAPGGPTFISPSTGERLPDNNHPNSADNARLIAELETLCASENAPDVILVEGLMALYVPELRERFDLRLFVELDADLRALRRLLRDMQGGRGSTDPHWIATYYRECARVGHAAYVEPSRVHADLSVRGDADFQRIAPYLAAIIRELWSTRRSPHE, from the coding sequence ATGAAAAATCAAACACGTTCAGTCATCGTAGGTATCGCTGGTGGTTCGGCATCCGGAAAGACCACCCTCGTTCAGCACCTTGCGCAGGCGCTTGCCGCCGGTCGGCCTCCGCTGCATGCGGAGGTGATCGGCATGGATCGCTACTTCTATCGCGGCGCGCCCGGAGGCCCTACCTTTATCTCCCCCTCCACCGGCGAACGCCTTCCCGATAACAACCATCCAAACTCCGCCGATAACGCGCGGCTCATTGCCGAACTTGAGACACTCTGTGCCTCAGAAAATGCCCCTGATGTCATTCTCGTGGAAGGCCTCATGGCACTTTATGTCCCCGAACTCCGAGAGCGATTCGATCTTCGCCTTTTTGTGGAGCTCGATGCCGATCTTCGGGCTCTTCGACGCCTTCTTCGAGATATGCAGGGTGGGCGTGGAAGCACCGACCCCCACTGGATCGCCACCTACTATCGAGAGTGTGCTCGCGTGGGGCATGCAGCCTACGTAGAACCCTCCCGCGTCCACGCCGACCTCAGTGTAAGAGGTGATGCCGATTTTCAACGCATCGCTCCCTATCTCGCCGCTATCATTCGTGAACTTTGGAGCACTCGAAGGAGCCCGCATGAATAA
- a CDS encoding GspE/PulE family protein, which yields MTQVAPRGPLAFRLIMREDGIARELGGELTQAVSETDFLLRKALDLGASDIHLQPERNRMLVRYRIDGIMHDVGQLSIDIVPNILARLKLAAGMHIDERREPQDGRIDMEYGTRKLSARVSVLPMLNGEKMVLRILDPVGARVELDKLGMPPDVLQKWSQAIQSAYGMVLVTGPTGSGKTSTLYASINKLDRTRRNIVTVEDPIEYEFADHITQVQVTERMTFPRVMRAFLRQDPDVMMVGEMRDPESLAIGIQASLTGHLVLSSLHTNNAVETIGRMIDMGGEPYLIASTLQAVMAQRLVRTICLNCKQPYQPPRDELIEIGLNPDAMQGKTFYKGAGCEQCRKTGYRGRIGIFEILVSTPELREMIARRATIGEIYEYARKKQQMRTMLEDGHQKIFAGLTTPREVFTAVYSTMTSGLTPGMENGGLG from the coding sequence ATGACCCAGGTTGCACCCCGTGGCCCTTTGGCCTTTCGACTGATTATGCGCGAGGACGGCATCGCGCGAGAGCTTGGTGGTGAACTGACCCAGGCCGTTAGCGAGACCGACTTCTTGCTGCGTAAAGCGCTCGACCTCGGTGCCTCCGACATTCACCTGCAGCCGGAACGCAATCGCATGCTTGTGCGCTATCGCATAGATGGCATTATGCATGATGTGGGGCAACTCTCCATAGACATCGTGCCCAACATTCTCGCACGCCTCAAACTTGCCGCCGGCATGCACATAGACGAACGGAGAGAGCCGCAAGACGGCCGTATTGACATGGAGTACGGCACGCGAAAACTAAGCGCCCGCGTCTCCGTGCTGCCCATGTTGAACGGGGAAAAGATGGTCCTGCGTATTCTCGACCCGGTCGGTGCCAGGGTGGAGTTAGATAAACTGGGAATGCCACCCGACGTGCTGCAAAAGTGGAGCCAGGCCATTCAATCCGCCTATGGCATGGTGCTCGTTACCGGCCCTACAGGTAGCGGCAAAACCTCTACCCTCTACGCCTCCATCAACAAGCTAGACCGCACTCGCCGTAACATCGTTACCGTGGAAGACCCCATTGAGTATGAGTTCGCCGACCACATCACCCAAGTGCAGGTCACGGAACGCATGACGTTTCCGCGCGTTATGAGAGCTTTCCTCCGCCAAGACCCCGACGTCATGATGGTCGGCGAAATGCGCGACCCCGAATCGCTGGCAATCGGCATTCAGGCAAGCCTAACGGGTCATCTCGTTCTCTCCTCCCTCCATACGAACAATGCGGTGGAGACCATCGGCCGCATGATCGACATGGGTGGAGAGCCTTATCTTATCGCCTCCACCCTCCAAGCCGTTATGGCCCAGCGCCTCGTACGTACGATATGTCTTAACTGTAAACAACCCTACCAGCCCCCTCGTGACGAGCTGATCGAAATAGGCCTCAACCCCGATGCGATGCAGGGGAAAACTTTCTACAAAGGCGCTGGCTGCGAACAGTGCCGTAAAACGGGATACCGAGGACGTATCGGCATTTTCGAGATTCTGGTGAGTACACCGGAGTTGCGCGAAATGATCGCCCGTCGAGCCACCATCGGGGAGATCTATGAATACGCCCGTAAAAAACAACAGATGCGTACCATGTTAGAAGACGGCCATCAAAAAATTTTCGCCGGGCTTACAACCCCCAGAGAGGTCTTCACCGCTGTCTACTCCACCATGACCTCTGGTTTGACTCCTGGCATGGAAAACGGAGGGCTGGGATGA
- a CDS encoding ParB/RepB/Spo0J family partition protein yields the protein MEIRAIPIDHILADTAQPRKYHDEESLQGLADSIRQHGLLNPITVTPIPGSPHYRIVTGERRWRAAKLARLDALPCVVREITDEERLTEQLIENLQREDLQPLEKARAIQQIKETLNLTTREVAQRLGLSERSVNYLLDLLTLPEEIGEAVVSSPNRPSAGQITEKHARYLKQLNSYPELQQQVVEHIQQERLNSEETEKLVRVIRTDPLRAQEILETPPAQREQIYQQLRELPHMDDERAVVENHMPSSHAAQKVLDILPLLADIQIEQLQEDELTALQEALHSLQMVVESLLHACKQRSTNF from the coding sequence TTGGAAATACGGGCGATTCCCATTGATCATATCCTTGCTGATACCGCACAACCTCGTAAATACCACGATGAGGAGAGTTTGCAGGGACTTGCGGATAGCATCCGGCAGCACGGTTTGCTGAACCCCATTACCGTAACCCCCATCCCCGGCTCTCCTCACTACCGAATCGTCACGGGTGAACGCCGGTGGCGCGCGGCCAAATTGGCACGCCTCGATGCCCTTCCCTGCGTGGTACGAGAGATCACCGACGAGGAGCGCCTCACCGAACAGCTCATCGAAAACCTTCAACGCGAAGACCTGCAGCCCCTCGAAAAAGCGCGCGCTATCCAGCAAATTAAAGAGACCTTGAACCTTACCACCCGCGAAGTCGCTCAGCGGCTAGGCCTGTCGGAACGCTCGGTAAACTATCTTCTCGACCTGCTCACCCTCCCCGAAGAGATCGGCGAGGCCGTCGTCTCTAGCCCCAATAGACCCTCAGCCGGCCAAATTACCGAAAAACACGCACGCTATCTCAAACAGCTGAACTCATACCCCGAATTGCAGCAACAGGTGGTGGAACATATTCAACAAGAGCGTCTCAACAGCGAAGAGACCGAGAAACTCGTTCGCGTCATACGTACCGATCCCCTTCGCGCTCAGGAGATTTTGGAGACTCCTCCCGCTCAAAGGGAACAGATCTATCAGCAACTCCGTGAACTTCCCCACATGGACGATGAGCGTGCCGTTGTCGAGAACCATATGCCAAGTAGTCATGCAGCGCAGAAGGTTTTGGACATATTGCCGCTTCTAGCCGATATCCAAATCGAGCAGCTTCAAGAGGATGAACTAACCGCACTGCAAGAGGCTCTCCACTCCCTACAGATGGTCGTTGAAAGTCTGTTGCATGCCTGCAAACAACGTAGCACAAATTTCTAG
- a CDS encoding peroxiredoxin-like family protein, with amino-acid sequence MPSSLQKDTTPTLQLGEKAPDASVQLADSGEAVALSCFWTQRPTLFVFLRHFGCPFCVELVHQLRQAKDQFIGANVQVALITLGTPERTQNFCQQQRLDAPFICLSDPTREAYRAFALGRASLAQFTTSHVISSAFRAMLHKHFSLLPQGDPFQMPGVFLVDHQGTIRYAHYYNDIADNPTISELQEVIRQL; translated from the coding sequence ATGCCTTCATCCCTACAAAAGGATACCACGCCGACCTTACAGTTAGGCGAAAAAGCCCCGGATGCCTCCGTCCAATTAGCCGATAGCGGCGAGGCAGTGGCCCTCTCTTGTTTCTGGACTCAACGTCCCACGCTTTTCGTATTCCTTAGGCACTTTGGTTGCCCCTTCTGTGTCGAACTAGTCCATCAACTTCGTCAAGCAAAAGATCAGTTCATCGGTGCCAATGTGCAAGTCGCACTTATTACCCTAGGCACCCCAGAACGTACTCAAAACTTTTGTCAACAACAACGCCTCGACGCACCCTTTATCTGTCTTAGTGACCCCACGAGAGAGGCCTATCGTGCCTTTGCTCTAGGACGTGCCTCGCTCGCCCAGTTCACCACGAGCCACGTCATTTCGAGTGCCTTCCGTGCCATGCTTCATAAACATTTCAGCCTGCTTCCGCAGGGCGATCCTTTCCAAATGCCCGGTGTGTTTCTCGTAGATCACCAGGGCACGATTCGCTATGCTCACTACTATAATGACATCGCTGACAACCCCACCATCAGCGAACTACAAGAGGTCATTCGGCAGTTATGA
- a CDS encoding glycosyltransferase family 2 protein: protein MDLSIVIVNYNTCQLLRACLASLPAAAAGLEYEVWVVDNASQDHSADMVAAEFPAVHLIASKENLGFAKANNLALKRASGRYCLLLNPDTEPKPGALRRMVEYLDAHPDVGAIGPKLLNSDGSLQRNGRPFPSPLRELLGFDVIRKLFSRLLGLKFEFGRDDFDVQWNVDHVSGACIMVPRRVIEEVGMLDEAFFMFYEEVEWCWRIKRAGYRVVYLPQAEVVHHWMGSVKSQYRQMARLLLRSSFIYYRKTASPPVRLLAAVVNVARLVRNEFIYMGVMGKRLLRRLIGKRSGL from the coding sequence ATGGATCTTTCTATTGTTATCGTAAATTACAACACATGCCAATTGCTTCGTGCCTGTTTGGCGAGTTTGCCAGCGGCGGCCGCGGGTTTAGAATACGAAGTTTGGGTGGTGGATAACGCTTCACAAGACCACAGCGCCGACATGGTGGCTGCCGAATTTCCCGCAGTGCATCTGATCGCAAGTAAGGAGAACTTAGGGTTTGCCAAAGCCAACAATTTGGCATTGAAACGGGCCTCTGGGCGATACTGTCTTTTGCTGAACCCAGATACAGAGCCCAAACCAGGCGCGTTACGACGGATGGTGGAATATCTGGATGCGCACCCCGATGTGGGAGCCATAGGGCCGAAACTGCTCAACAGCGACGGCAGCCTTCAGCGCAACGGGCGTCCCTTTCCATCTCCATTGCGCGAACTGCTCGGCTTCGATGTGATCAGGAAGCTTTTCTCGCGCTTATTAGGGCTGAAGTTCGAGTTTGGGCGTGATGATTTTGACGTACAGTGGAACGTAGACCACGTTTCGGGCGCATGCATTATGGTGCCACGGAGGGTTATTGAAGAGGTTGGGATGTTGGATGAGGCCTTTTTTATGTTCTATGAGGAGGTGGAGTGGTGTTGGCGAATAAAGCGAGCGGGCTACCGGGTTGTCTACTTACCGCAAGCAGAGGTGGTACACCACTGGATGGGCAGCGTGAAAAGCCAGTATCGGCAGATGGCGCGCCTGCTTTTGAGGAGCAGCTTTATCTACTATCGCAAAACGGCATCGCCTCCTGTGCGTCTGCTAGCAGCTGTCGTTAATGTGGCTCGTTTGGTGCGCAACGAGTTTATCTATATGGGTGTTATGGGCAAACGCCTGCTAAGACGCCTTATCGGGAAGCGATCTGGCCTTTAG
- a CDS encoding Rrf2 family transcriptional regulator, with amino-acid sequence MISQTAEYALRAIVYLAKEPNVAKTTKEIAEATRVPVGYLSKVLQNLSRVGLISSQRGLYGGSRLLKAPYEITIYEVVNAVDPIPRIRTCPLRLAAHGENLCPLHRRIDGAVAIIENAFRSTTVAELIEEAALESQICHFPNINS; translated from the coding sequence ATGATCTCACAGACCGCTGAATATGCTCTACGTGCCATTGTCTATCTGGCAAAGGAGCCGAATGTCGCAAAAACAACAAAAGAGATCGCTGAAGCTACACGAGTACCAGTAGGTTACCTTTCAAAGGTGCTGCAAAACCTAAGTCGGGTAGGGCTCATCAGCTCACAACGCGGCCTTTATGGCGGCTCGCGCCTTTTGAAAGCCCCTTACGAAATCACCATCTACGAGGTAGTCAATGCCGTAGACCCCATACCGCGTATACGCACCTGCCCGCTTCGGCTGGCCGCGCACGGTGAAAACCTGTGCCCCCTCCATAGACGCATTGATGGCGCTGTGGCCATCATTGAAAACGCCTTTCGTTCCACTACCGTAGCCGAGCTTATTGAGGAGGCCGCACTGGAGAGCCAGATCTGTCATTTCCCTAATATAAACTCTTGA
- the ric gene encoding iron-sulfur cluster repair di-iron protein has protein sequence MIEIDVQKTIGQLVVERPDRARVFEAFGLDYCCGGKKTIGEACAEKGKNAAEVLAALREHDAATPPASERDWGQATLSKLVDHIVATHHEYLRRELPRLQEMAAKVALMHGDRHPEMVQVHELFKRFQSDQELHMAKEETVLFPMCKLLDTATEMPPTFCAGTLRHPIQAMEREHDIAGDDLAEMRRLTNDFTPPPDACNTFRVLLAGLAELEEDMHMHIHKENNILFPRALVKEDSLRAAKAG, from the coding sequence ATGATTGAGATTGATGTTCAGAAGACAATAGGGCAGCTTGTAGTGGAGCGGCCCGATAGAGCGCGTGTGTTCGAAGCGTTCGGGCTAGACTACTGCTGCGGAGGGAAGAAGACCATCGGTGAGGCGTGCGCCGAAAAGGGCAAGAACGCAGCTGAGGTACTTGCCGCCCTCCGCGAGCATGATGCAGCAACACCGCCAGCTTCAGAGAGAGATTGGGGCCAGGCTACTTTGAGCAAGTTGGTAGATCACATTGTTGCGACACACCACGAGTACCTTCGCAGAGAGCTTCCCCGACTTCAAGAGATGGCTGCGAAAGTGGCTTTGATGCATGGCGATCGGCATCCGGAGATGGTACAGGTGCATGAGCTTTTTAAGCGTTTTCAGAGCGATCAGGAGTTGCACATGGCCAAAGAGGAGACTGTGCTCTTTCCGATGTGCAAGCTGCTCGATACGGCTACGGAGATGCCACCTACCTTTTGCGCCGGCACATTGCGGCACCCCATCCAGGCAATGGAGCGCGAGCATGACATTGCTGGAGACGACCTCGCCGAGATGCGCCGATTGACAAACGATTTCACCCCACCCCCAGATGCCTGTAATACATTTCGTGTGTTACTGGCTGGGCTTGCCGAGTTAGAGGAGGACATGCATATGCACATCCATAAGGAGAACAATATTCTCTTTCCGCGTGCGCTTGTGAAGGAGGATAGCCTACGGGCGGCGAAAGCCGGGTAG
- a CDS encoding hemerythrin domain-containing protein, producing the protein MALQIGAKAEGSFREPLQLLSDCHRRIERFLQQLIHVAEQTEGDGLNEAYRDELDTALRYFENAEPLHTADEEVSLFPRLLAKKHEEAERIIRTLEADHDVVGALHKAVGEIGKRWLARGYLEKQELEELLEKLYFLRNTYRRHIGMEDQVLFPLAAALLSAEELEVIGHEMADRRGVPFDTPPGMRCASRRSKQEQPK; encoded by the coding sequence ATGGCGCTACAGATTGGAGCAAAGGCTGAAGGCAGCTTTCGTGAGCCGCTGCAGCTACTAAGCGATTGTCATCGCCGCATCGAGCGGTTTCTGCAACAGCTCATTCATGTGGCTGAGCAGACCGAGGGTGATGGATTAAACGAAGCCTATCGGGATGAGCTAGATACGGCCTTGCGGTATTTTGAAAACGCAGAGCCACTGCATACGGCCGACGAAGAGGTCTCTTTGTTCCCTCGCTTGCTCGCCAAGAAGCATGAGGAGGCCGAACGCATTATCAGGACGTTAGAGGCCGATCACGATGTGGTAGGAGCGCTACATAAGGCGGTTGGGGAGATTGGGAAAAGGTGGTTGGCGAGAGGATATCTAGAAAAGCAGGAGCTCGAGGAGCTGCTCGAAAAGCTCTATTTTCTGCGTAACACCTATCGCCGTCATATAGGTATGGAAGATCAAGTGCTTTTTCCTCTTGCGGCAGCGCTATTGAGCGCGGAAGAGTTAGAGGTTATCGGGCACGAGATGGCCGATCGGCGTGGAGTGCCGTTCGATACGCCGCCGGGAATGCGTTGTGCGAGCCGCAGATCAAAACAGGAGCAGCCAAAATAA